Within the Sarcophilus harrisii chromosome 2, mSarHar1.11, whole genome shotgun sequence genome, the region TTCAGCAGTCGAACTTATTATTTCACTTACTAAACTTACTCCACTTACTAAATGGGCAGTACTTTATATTAGTATACAGAATTAATATCATATCTTAATTAATACATTAGTATATGGTATTAGTATTAGTATGTAGAATTACTATTAAAAAGATAGGATGGAGAATTATCAGTataggaaattccctttaccaatgcaggtaagcatcttttctgcaacttagtcttagaatataaaaacaaacaagtacaaattaattaaaatacaaGCTAGTTTACAAGGGAGGGAAGTAACAAGGGAGCATTAATACATTTTTCCATGGAGAAGATAATATGTGAACTACATTTTCAAGCAAGAGAAGTTCTTTAAGTTGGAGATGATTAGAGAGTATATTGTAAATATGGGGATGGCTAGTATAAAGGAACAGAATTGGGAAATGAAGTCTCCTGTTTGAGGAATAAAGAGAAGGTAGTTTGATTTGACCATAGAATCTGGGATAGGGGATAATTTACAAcgagatggaaagatagattgggacCGGGTTACAAAGGACTTTAATTGAGTGTAAAAGAATGAATTTGAACAGAATATGATAGTTGAAGACCAAATAGTGGGGAAGGACAATTAGCAACTTCATGCATTATAGGCTATTTAAATAATATCACCTTCACTAAAGCCAGGAATGGTTATGTTTCAATGAGAATTATTTTGAACTTTCAAAGAAAGATTTGGATTCCACTACTTATTGTCTTTCACCATAAGAACAGAGGATATTACTGTTTGACCACTGTAAGAAATGTAGATGGTATTATTAGTAAATAATAAGAGTACTTTAACAATAAATGAGATGGATATCTGTGAAAGAATATgtttggggaggggatggaattAGAATCGACTGCCTAATAGGGCTTTATTTTGTCTGCAACTCCTGTGGTTGGTAGAATTTTGGGAGATCAAAGTCTTGCTAGTGATTCTCAATGCCTAAGGGTTGGATAGACTCTGGGTTCTGACAACTTAATGGTGATAGAAAGTGTTCTAATTTAAATAAtcttaatctaaaaaaaaaaaaaaaatttaaatgacccAGCCTGGAGCAAGCCTTGTGGCCCTTGAATCAGCCCTTTGACGTTTGGCCAACTACATTTGTCTTCCttaattatttcatctctttttgtttttattttgcttttatttttttttccttctattttttcatctcttaagtAGAGGAGGTAGACAGGAGCTCTAGGAGATGAAAGTGTTCTTGCTTCAGAGTCACAGCTTTGTAGCAGTATCATCTAAAGAAAGAACATAAAGTTCTGGCCATCCTCTAACTGTCCAatacctaatctattcttagAAGTGAAAGGCCAGAGAATTAGGAGAAGTAGGCCACCTGTTCTACCTAAATCCATTCCCAAATTGAGACTAGGAAGATACTATTCTTATAGACACCTATGTTTCCTTTAGACCACAGTTTCTTAACTGATtccttaaacctttttttttttttaaatatatatattttgataactgtatttccaCATAATTTCGGTAgttggtgtttgtttgttttgtggttgctggtttgtttgtttgtacatttatgtatttttttctcaatcactTTAAAAACTTTCTGAGAAAAGATCTGTAGATTTTACCAAATTGCCAAAAGAGTCCATAACACAACAAAGTTTAAGAACCTGTTACAAAGGTTGACCTATAGACCAAGAATCTGCCTTGGGCTTGAGTGCTTGAGTTGGTGATTTTTTTCCTGAGCACCAATCCTGCTTCTTTGACAGTGCTTTTATTCTTGGGACAACACATCGGCTGAGTGGATACTTATGATACATAGGCTtagaatgtcagatctggaagagacttcaCGATTATCCAGTCCAACCCTATGTTTTTACAAATCAAATTCAAAGGGAAAGTACTTTTTAATtagtaagcatttagtaaatatttgatgaattgaCTTGTCCTCAGTCACATAGTTACTCATTGGCAAAACTTTGACTAGAGTCCAGATTTCCCAAGTTTCAGCCCTAGTGTTCCTTTTATTAGACCCTGGAAAACCAGATCTGTGTAAACTGGTTGAAAACTTAACTGTTAACCACCAGTTAAATTTTGAGTGTCTTTCATATGCATTGACAGGAAAACAGTGGCAGCCTCTATTGACCAGGAATAAATACAGAAGCCACGTGGTATGGTGAAGATCCCTGCAAAAGTTTTAAATCATAGCTCTGTCACTCTTTAACTGAACTagccacttttatttttttttactaaccacttttctagcttttaattagattaatcatttaacctctctgaacctgtctcctcatctataaaatgggaataataataaggtGCAGCATGAGATAATGGAAAAAGCCCTGAacttggagaaaggaaatgaacttGATGAGTTTGGGATCCTAGGCCAGTCAGTTTACCTTTCtaagtcttggtttcctcatctgtaaaatgtgtataataCTTAGACTACTtgcctcacaggattattgtgagaaaatTACTTGGTAAATTTTGAAGCACAGTATAAATGTCTTAGAATGTCCCTATTGATAATGTGAAGTATTAATATGCCTGTTTCTTGGATGGGGTAAACCAGGAAGAGGAGAGAACTAGGGTCTCTACCAGATGCTGACCATCTGGTTAAGGAGATAAGCcattatgcccagaaaaagaactctgggagatgactaaaaaccattacattgaattcccaatccctatatttatgcacacctgcatttttgatttccttcacaagctaattgtacaatatttcagagtctgattttttttgtacagcaaaataacgttttggtcatgtatacttattgtgtatctaatttatattttaatatatttaacatctactgttcatcctgccatctaggggagggggtggagggggtggggggggtggtaaaaggtgaaaaattggaacaagaggtttggcaattgttaatgctgtaaagttacccatgcatatatcctgtaaataaaaggctattaaaaaaataataataaaaattaaaaaaaaaaaaggagataagcCATacctatataagaaaaattaactaGCCCTTCAAGATtcaaacaacaacataaatgtCCCAGGCAGTTAAAACATTaagttatcaataaaatcattaatttatcaatcattaataaaatcattaagTTATCAATGAAGACTAGCTTCTACTTGCATGTAaatgtaattcaattcaacaaaaaaaaatcaagtcttaCTTCTATGAAACACTGCTAGGTAGTGGGacgattatacacacacatactgaaTGCTTTCACTTTTGTGGGGAAACAACACAtgcatgaaaaattaaatataaaatataaacaacagTAATTTCTGAGGGAGTAGAGCTATTGTAGAGAGATTGTAACATTTCCCAGAAGCACTAGTAATGTTCATTTGATTCATTGTCCCTAAGCGAGAGATGGAAAGGAGAGCTAGTAGGGCACATGACCAGTCACTGTTCATGTGTGTGGTGAAAGCAGGTTAGAATCTTGGGGGCTGGCTTATTACTGAAGGGGGAGGCACTCAGGGAAGGTACTCAGAAGGTAATTTCCTTGAGGGAAGGGCaaggactttttcattttatctttgtctccTCAGTGCCCAGGCCCATGCTTTGCCTGCTTGTTGGCTTGAATTGAATGCCATTCTTAGGTCATTTTTTCAAATGTCTGATCTTTTTCAAACCATCCTGTTTCTTCCAGGTCAAGTTTAAAGCTCACTTGCTTGGTGAAGCCTGGCCTGGCTGATGTAGCTCATGCTGCTGGTTCCTTTTTCTAAGTCTATAGTTCATATACTTTAGATCTCCATAGCCTTCTAGACCATTCAGAATacattcagtcagtcaataaacattttcatacatGTGTTGTATGACTGATGTTGTTCTGGGGGAAAGGGCAAAAGTGACATAGTTCTTGTCCTCAAAAGCTTGTATTCTTTTGGGGGAAACCTACATTATAatctagggaattttttttcttatggccaGTGTGGAGGGAATTAGTAGATGGCAggtatctaggggaggagggagggggaagaaggagaaaatttggaacagaaggttttgcaagggtcattgttgaaaaattacccatgcatatgttttgtaaataaaaaggtttaataaaaatttttttaaaaaggaaaaaaaaagaagctatgtGGAATAGTCTAAGATGATGCTAGGTGAGGAGGGCTTGAACTAGAGTGGtggctttttaaattaaaaaaacagatgTAAGAGATCTTGTAGAAGTAAAGTCAACAAAACTTggggagtgaaggagggagaggatGTGAGTCTCTTTCTGCCCTCCTCAGGAATAGAAGATCCTTAGAGTCTTTTCCTGTTGGCCTGGGGCAGGAGTGTAGTTGAGAAATACCTGAGTTAGGGAGAAGAGTATTGTGGGTTGGTGCTTCATTCTTGTTTAAACCACATGCTTGTTAACATGCTTGTGGAGACTATTTGCAAACCTGAGTGAGTGGAAAGATAGAAATAGGGAAGATAGGAAAAGGGCAACCCCTTAGGGGGTAAAGAGGCTGAATTCTGTTTGAGGAAGGTTGAGATATGAGAATATGCAGGAAATGCCCAAGTTGGCGATGCAGGGCTGGAACTCAGGAGAGAAAATGGGGCTGGGATctatagatctgggagtcatctgaACCAAAATGATGAAGACATCCAGGGGAACTAATGAGGTCACCAAGAGAGTATGTGTGGAGAGAAGAGGGCTCAGGGCACATAGTTGCTGATCTGCCTAGCAAAGGAAACTAAGAGAATAGCCAAAAGAGGGAAACATATTGCTGTCTAATTGTTTCCTATGAGCTAGACTAAATTCCTTTAGGGCCAAGACTGAGtcttctatttcctcttcagAATGGTCAGGAACAAGGTTGATAGTGGCAACGAGAGACCAGGAAAGTGCTCGTGGATTGCCAGTATGATGGGAGTAATAGTGCAGGTGGCAGGTCAGACCAGTGTGAAGTGATTGATATTTGGGTCATCCTCTCTGAGAAACATCCTCAGTGCCCCTCTTCATTCCCCTTTTTCTAGTTCTCTGGTTCTTTGTGAGAGAGGAAGATGGAGGCAGATTTGTCCAGTTTCAATATTGACACCCCTCGATGGGACCAGGGCACCTTCATGGGTCGATTGAAGCATTTCTTCAACATCACGGACCCTCGTACAGCTCTCGTTTCGGAGCAGACGCTGGACTGGGCCAAGATAATGGTTGAAAGTAGCCGGTGAGTATCCAGCGGTCCCCAACAGCTTCAGACATATGGCAAAGGTTGGACCCAGGATAAGCTGGgtatgcgtgtgtatgtgtgtgtgtgtgtgagtgtgtgtgtactTTGGGAGGGTAAAACTTAGAAAATGGATTATTTGGGGACCTTTTCCAGGAGACTGACTGATCTCTTCCCCTGACTGGGGGCTGAGTGTTGCAGGCATGGTGCTGTGCCCCCAGGCACAAGCCAGGAGCAGCTGCTGTATGCCAAGAAGCTATATGACTCAGCCTTCCACCCCGATACTGGGGAAAAGATGAATGTGATTGGGCGGATGTCATTCCAGGTGCCAGGAGGCATGGCCATCACAGGCTGTATGCTCCAGTTCTACAGGTGGGGCTGGGGGACATGAGGAGATGGGGCGGGCCTGGCAAGGGGTGTTCAGATAGGGGAAAGTCTAGCCCCTATTTTAATCCCCAGTAGTTTAGAGCTGTTGGCCCCCACCAAGCCTGGGTTACTCTATTCTCATCACCACATGCTTgactccttctctccacccccctcCTTTTCCTTGACAGAACAATGCCCGCAGTGGTTTTCTGGCAGTGGGTGAACCAGTCCTTCAATGCCTTGGTCAACTACACCAACCGGAACGCAGCCAGCCCCATTTCAGTCAGGTAGTGATTGCCCCGGTGCTCTGGGCTGCCGCGGTGTCTGGATTCCGGGACAGAAGATCCCCAGAGTCTGTCCCAGCAGGGACCCGTGGGACACACTGGCCCGCGCTCCTCACTCTTCCTCCACCACTGCGCAGACGGGCTGCCATCTTATTCCTATCTCGAGACTCTCTCTTTACAGTCTGGTTTCTGTGTCTTTGGAGACTCAAGACTCAGGGGCCGGCTGTAGCGTCCTTTCTGTCCCCTCTTGCTCCCAGTCCTGCCCACAGCGTTCCTTTCCTCCTTTAGGCAGATGGTTGTATCCTACTTCACAGCGACCACTGCAGCCTTGGCTACTGCCCTGGGGCTTAACATGTACACCAAGGTATGCCAAGGGCTGCCACCAGGGGGCGGCAAAATCCTGGGGAAAATATCTTGAGTGGGTATACTACAAATGAGACAGAGCTGGGGCTGGAGGGTGGGTGTTGTTGGGAGAGGGTCTGGGGTCCTTGCCTCATCGTGGAGAAAAGGAATATCTGGGGCTTGATTTCTCTTCGCTGTTTCTTTGTGACCTGTGGGGCTTATAGAGCCTCaaacctccttccttccttctaacaTAGGCTAACATCTCCCACTGTCCCCACAGAAAGCCCCACCTTTGGTAGCTCGATGGGTACCCTTTGCTGCGGTTGCTGCTGCTAATTGTGTGAACATCCCTATGATGAGACAACAGTGAGTAGGATTTCCCACCTGCTTCTTTTCTTAATCCTCCTCAAACGATCCTGGATATAGTttctatttatatgttatattccCCCAGTGGTAtaaaagctccttgagaggaaggactaatttctgttttgtttttgtattcccaagaCCAATTTTCGTTGGATTGGATTGGTGGACAAAAGGAAGGGAATTAACCTTGTGAAAAAAAAGGGAGTTTGAATGTGATAGTTCCCCTTATTTTCTGTGCATGTTTCCTGCATGGCAGTGTAcagatcaaaacaaaatttaagaaagGATATTAATGGATAAAACAGAACAAACAGCATCTGAGAAATTAGAGGAATTTTTACTGGGCACCTGAATTGAGCATATTCATATCATTTGGGTTGTAGTTTGGTTCCAAGTTTTCTGGCAGC harbors:
- the SFXN2 gene encoding sideroflexin-2 — translated: MEADLSSFNIDTPRWDQGTFMGRLKHFFNITDPRTALVSEQTLDWAKIMVESSRHGAVPPGTSQEQLLYAKKLYDSAFHPDTGEKMNVIGRMSFQVPGGMAITGCMLQFYRTMPAVVFWQWVNQSFNALVNYTNRNAASPISVRQMVVSYFTATTAALATALGLNMYTKKAPPLVARWVPFAAVAAANCVNIPMMRQQELIHGITVTDRNSQELGRSRKAAAIGISQVVISRITMAAPGMILLPILMERLEKLAFMKKIQFLHAPLQVMLAGGFLVFMVPVACAIFPQRCEMAVSRLEPELRDSLKAKHGDLISFVYFNKGL